The Burkholderia mayonis genome window below encodes:
- a CDS encoding tetratricopeptide repeat protein, giving the protein MNGKSRRAPTFARARRALQDAAIGALLATAFGAATGGVFAQASGAQRQPNPERETNSAIADYNAGNLRAALVQFHDAATRGNRLAAFDYAMMLITGEGVTANVPEGLRWLKRAADAGMSQAQYVYGRMLDDGEFVARDPAAAHGWFLKAARQGHVQAELALANQFLDGRGTPRDNRQAFAWYKRAADAGEPVSQYVTASFYEHGGDGVARNLNIARAYYAAAAAQGDDAAALKYRELTAELKAGPGGALAPKVPGPSN; this is encoded by the coding sequence ATGAACGGGAAGAGCCGCCGCGCGCCGACGTTCGCGCGCGCGCGGCGCGCGCTGCAAGACGCGGCGATCGGCGCACTGCTCGCGACGGCGTTCGGCGCGGCGACGGGCGGCGTATTCGCACAGGCGTCGGGCGCGCAGAGGCAGCCGAATCCGGAGCGCGAAACCAACTCGGCGATCGCCGACTACAACGCGGGCAATCTGCGCGCCGCGCTCGTGCAGTTTCACGACGCGGCGACGCGCGGCAACCGTCTCGCCGCGTTCGACTACGCGATGATGCTGATCACGGGTGAAGGCGTGACGGCGAACGTGCCGGAAGGGCTGCGCTGGCTGAAGCGCGCGGCTGACGCGGGCATGTCGCAGGCGCAATATGTGTATGGCCGGATGCTCGACGACGGCGAGTTCGTCGCGCGCGATCCGGCGGCCGCGCACGGCTGGTTCCTGAAGGCTGCGCGGCAAGGGCACGTGCAGGCCGAGCTCGCGCTTGCGAACCAGTTTCTCGACGGACGCGGCACGCCGCGCGACAACCGGCAGGCGTTCGCGTGGTACAAGCGCGCGGCCGACGCGGGCGAGCCGGTTTCGCAATACGTGACGGCGTCGTTCTACGAGCACGGCGGCGACGGCGTCGCGCGCAACCTCAACATCGCCCGCGCATACTACGCGGCGGCCGCCGCGCAAGGCGACGACGCGGCGGCGCTCAAGTATCGGGAGCTGACAGCTGAACTGAAGGCGGGGCCGGGTGGTGCGTTGGCGCCGAAGGTGCCTGGTCCGTCGAACTGA
- a CDS encoding HpcH/HpaI aldolase family protein encodes MSTLTNSLKTRLSDGDEPLFGLWLTLASAAATEALAHAGFDWLCIDMEHAPNDSHDVAAQLRALAAAHLPSEPVVRVPAREPWLVKRALDAGARTLMFPNIETADDAAHAVRLTRFQSADAPDGLRGVAGVVRAAAYGMRRDYVQTANAQIATIVQIESARGIDEAERIAATPGVDCMFVGPADLSASLGHLGDTKHPDVATALEHVLAAGRRAGVPVGIFAADAAGARQYLEAGFRVIALSADVVWLLRATRQALQEVRG; translated from the coding sequence ATGAGCACGCTTACCAATTCCCTGAAGACGCGTCTGAGCGACGGTGACGAGCCGTTGTTCGGCCTGTGGCTCACGCTCGCGAGCGCGGCGGCGACCGAGGCGCTCGCGCATGCCGGCTTCGACTGGCTGTGCATCGACATGGAGCACGCGCCGAACGACAGCCACGACGTCGCCGCGCAGCTGCGTGCGCTCGCGGCCGCGCATCTGCCGAGCGAGCCCGTCGTGCGAGTGCCGGCGCGCGAGCCGTGGCTCGTCAAGCGGGCGCTCGACGCGGGCGCGCGCACGCTGATGTTCCCGAACATCGAAACGGCCGACGACGCCGCGCACGCGGTGCGGCTTACCCGCTTTCAGTCGGCCGACGCGCCGGATGGGCTGCGCGGCGTCGCGGGCGTCGTCCGCGCGGCGGCTTACGGGATGCGGCGCGACTACGTGCAGACCGCGAACGCACAGATCGCGACGATCGTGCAGATCGAATCGGCGCGCGGGATCGACGAGGCCGAGCGGATCGCGGCGACGCCGGGCGTCGATTGCATGTTCGTCGGTCCGGCTGATCTGTCGGCGAGCCTCGGGCATCTCGGCGATACCAAGCATCCGGATGTCGCGACCGCGCTCGAACACGTGCTCGCGGCGGGGCGGCGCGCCGGCGTGCCGGTCGGCATCTTCGCCGCCGACGCGGCCGGTGCGCGCCAGTATCTCGAAGCCGGGTTTCGCGTGATTGCGTTGTCGGCGGATGTCGTGTGGCTGCTGCGCGCGACGCGGCAGGCGCTGCAGGAGGTGCGGGGATGA